The DNA sequence GGATCTGATGGATTTCTATACTTTATACGATTGTCAGGCATTTGATCCGCATGTGAATCGACAGAGATTTAGGGAGGAATGGTGGGCTTAACCGATGACCAATGAAGGTTTTTCTTTACCAGATCATCCTGAAAGAAAAGAAGAGATTAAAATTTCGCTTTACCAAACAGAGGTTTGTCCTTATTTTGTTCGTGAATCAACCACAGACCAATCGGCATACCACACTCAGATAGTTTCAAAGAGATATGCGACCAATGTGCAAGTCTATCATCAGGAGCATGTGAACAACATTCTTCGCAGACAAAAATAGTATCATCAAATACAAGACCTTTCAGATGATCATTTAAATCAATTGTATGTTTACAAATCTCACAAATTCTTTGAACCATCATATACCCCCTTTTTGAAGATTCATTTTTTCATTCTCTACCGAATCAATAAAAATGAACATTATTCACTATAAAAATCTTTGTAAGAAAAAAAGAGGATGGGATGAGGGATGCAATCTGAAACGATGAATGATATGTGGCAGAAATGCCAGCGGCCCGCAGGGCTGGCATTATCCCCCGCATCTCACGTCGTAGTAAACAGACAACAGCATACCTTACTTATATACTCTGAGACAAGAGAGGATTGAAAGTATTCTACCTGCTCCTCTTAGAACATCAAGAAAAACATTGAAACAACTCTGGATATCCGCTGAGTTACACAAGCAAGTTCTGTATTACATAAAACCAGGAGCTGTTGGGGGAAGCATCGATGCATCAAACTCATCAGGCAACTTTTTGGTTGTTGCATACTGATACAATGCAGCTACATAAATACCATTAATCGCTGATGCAACTGCCCCAAGAACTGCCCAATAGAGCAAAGCAGTAGCCACACATATAAGAAGAAGGATCGTATTCCCGAAGAGCATCCCGAGGACAAGAGGAACTACTCCGAGTAAAAACAACAAGAAAAAAATTCCTCCAAACCCGAGTGAACCAACTAGAGTCTCACCCCAAGTCTGCCGGAATAATGTTGCACTCCGCCGAATTGAATCACCCATGCTTCGTTTTTCAAAAATCAACACAGGAATGATAAAAAACGTCACATACGTCCATGTAATACCAACCAACCCAACAATAATCCGTCCAACCCAGCCAGAACGCTCCCGAATTGCCTGCAAGATAACACCAATCGTCGCAGAGATAACAGCCCAAAGAAAGATTCTCACAATATTCTCACGAGCAGCATGAAGACCATCTGCAACCCGGGGATCACCACCATTCAGTCGAATATGCGCACAAGCAACAACTGCTGTGTTGAAGAAAATAACCACGAAAAACAAAAGAATGTACAATACAAACATTAAAACAACAGGAATCACCGGCTGCGTTGACAGCTGTGGCAACCCTAGAAAAATAAAACCCCCAATAAAAGAGACTATCAAAACAACACAGGCGATAAAGGAAAACACAGGAAATAACAGAATTTCTTTATCTTTCCGTAACACGTCAAAACTTGTTTTCATCAGCTTCCAACTACGATCTAACCTTCCCATGACACAATAAACAGAAACAACCATAATAAAGATTATGGTACCTTTAAAAAATCAAGCCATCGGAAGTCTGGAAAAAAGAGAATTTGGGATGGGATGCGCCAAATAACCCTAAAATCCAGA is a window from the Candidatus Thermoplasmatota archaeon genome containing:
- a CDS encoding DUF6159 family protein; this translates as MKTSFDVLRKDKEILLFPVFSFIACVVLIVSFIGGFIFLGLPQLSTQPVIPVVLMFVLYILLFFVVIFFNTAVVACAHIRLNGGDPRVADGLHAARENIVRIFLWAVISATIGVILQAIRERSGWVGRIIVGLVGITWTYVTFFIIPVLIFEKRSMGDSIRRSATLFRQTWGETLVGSLGFGGIFFLLFLLGVVPLVLGMLFGNTILLLICVATALLYWAVLGAVASAINGIYVAALYQYATTKKLPDEFDASMLPPTAPGFM